The Streptomyces europaeiscabiei genome window below encodes:
- a CDS encoding LLM class flavin-dependent oxidoreductase, with protein MTPALSSTRFSVLDRSRTREGHPAPEALRDTVELARETEELGFHRFWVSEHHGVPGVAGSAPTVLAAAVAAATHTIRVGTGGVMLPNHRPLVVAEQFGVLESLFPGRIDMGLGRSVGFTDGVRRALGRDKDAADTADFAGQLDELLGWFGGTSPTGVHARPPEGLVVPPFVLAMGEGAEIAARAGLPMVIGDLRNRDRMRQGIDRYRAGFRPSAWAAEPYVVVSGTIAVADTPEHARRLLLPEAWAMAYSRTHGTFPPLAPAEEVERRTMTAKERGFYESGLTGHVYGTEEQVAQELESVITETGAQEVLVTTSTYDREALLDSYRRLSRLAGLT; from the coding sequence ATGACCCCGGCCCTCTCCTCCACCCGCTTCTCCGTCCTCGACCGCTCCCGCACCCGCGAGGGCCACCCCGCCCCCGAGGCCCTGCGGGACACCGTGGAACTGGCGCGCGAAACGGAAGAGCTCGGCTTCCACCGCTTCTGGGTGTCGGAGCACCACGGCGTACCGGGGGTCGCCGGCTCCGCCCCCACCGTGCTGGCGGCAGCCGTCGCCGCGGCCACGCACACCATCCGGGTGGGCACCGGCGGTGTGATGCTGCCCAACCACCGCCCGCTGGTGGTGGCCGAGCAGTTCGGCGTGCTGGAGTCGCTGTTCCCGGGGCGGATCGACATGGGGCTCGGCCGTTCCGTCGGCTTCACGGACGGTGTGCGCAGGGCGCTGGGCCGGGACAAGGATGCCGCCGACACCGCCGACTTCGCGGGACAGCTCGACGAACTGCTCGGCTGGTTCGGCGGCACCTCCCCGACCGGGGTGCACGCGCGTCCCCCGGAGGGCCTGGTCGTACCCCCGTTCGTGCTCGCGATGGGCGAGGGCGCCGAGATCGCCGCGCGGGCGGGCCTGCCGATGGTGATCGGCGACCTCCGCAACCGCGACAGGATGCGGCAGGGCATCGACCGCTACCGCGCCGGGTTCCGCCCGTCCGCCTGGGCGGCGGAGCCGTACGTCGTCGTCTCCGGCACGATCGCCGTCGCAGACACACCGGAGCACGCCCGCCGCCTCCTCCTCCCGGAGGCCTGGGCCATGGCGTACTCCCGCACCCACGGCACGTTCCCGCCGCTCGCCCCGGCGGAGGAGGTCGAGCGGCGCACGATGACGGCCAAGGAGCGGGGCTTCTACGAATCCGGCCTGACCGGGCACGTGTACGGCACCGAGGAGCAGGTCGCGCAGGAACTGGAGTCGGTGATCACGGAGACGGGTGCCCAGGAGGTCCTGGTCACGACGAGCACGTACGACCGCGAGGCCCTGCTGGACTCCTACCGAAGGCTGTCCCGGCTCGCGGGCCTCACCTGA
- a CDS encoding family 43 glycosylhydrolase, which produces MTYIERLRGRARRWAGPLAGLTAASLLLGLAGPVAPAAADDADLTDGLALWYKLDATSGTTAVDASGNGRDGTVNGTAGWTGNGQGLGFNGSDTYIKVPNDVMKGMNSISVSMDVLMDESQVGPYFIYGFGNTTSGAGNGYLFATGNSLRTAIASGNWSTEQNTRPSDSHNLSRSVWKQLTYTQTGNTAVLYEDGVEVGRNTSVTTTPGSIGSGTTTANYVGKSVYTSDKLFKGKIRDFRVYNRALAGSEVEQLSLPIAEEGLAADKAALTLGDTSAVTADLDLPKTGTAGGSSISWKSDNTGVVSDSGAVTRPAAGEPDGHATLTATLKKGSVSATKTFEVTVLPTFDDTTAVEQAAEALTVHNLDDARGNLSLPTTGTFGTKVSWSSANTDVVSAEGVVKRPAHGDGATTAELTATVTKGDAKKTRAFTAKVPELPKKEALKGYMFSYFTGEGTSDGEQLYAALSKGNDPLKWRELNDGKPVLTSTLGEKGLRDPFIIRSPEGDKFYQIATDLKIYGNGDWDASQRTGSKSIMVWESTDLVNWTNQRLVKVSPDSAGNTWAPEAYYDEQLGEYVVFWASKLYDNEAHSGDTYNRMMYATTRDFYTFSEPKVWVDRGYSVIDSTVIQHDGEYYRLSKDERNNSSSTPNSKFIFEEKSDSLRNLSWTSVAEGIGKGAMNAAEGPLVFKSNTEDKWYAFLDEFGGRGYIPFETKDLDSGVWTPSTGYDLPSKPRHGTVLPVTQDEYDRLLKTYQPDGIVTSVEDVKVKTRIGDAPVLPATVIAEFADGAKRPVAVTWEDVDASKYAQAGTFTVKGDLPGDAAIEVSAEVTVSAEGPDVPADLLLHYGFDETGGNITRDSSGHGYHGTYVRTPDFGTGVDGGSFKMSGGNSGSSSPYVKIPGGVLKNADSVTVSTYAKWKGGDNWQWLFGLGPDSNKYLFASPSNGSSSLYSAITAASWGAEKKLSGARLTVGEWQHVTVTIDSGSKTAVLYVDGIEVSRATDVIVKPSELYDANKDYSGYIGRSMYSPDPYFGGEVDDFRIYNRALTAAEVLEISGNTTGIAKVTHPAQKTDAIIDDADSRVTLPMKPGTDLTKLAPEFTLAHGATISPASGSVQNFSKPVKYEVTGSDGKKRTWTVSARELKSPVLPGLNADPNIVRFGDTFYIYPTTDGFEGWSGTKFKAYSSKDLVNWKDHGVILDLGPDVSWADSRAWAPAMEEKNGKYYFYFCADANIGVAVSDSPTGPFKDALGKPLLKVGDRAGQMIDPAVFTDDDGTSYLYWGNGRAYVVPLNDDMVSFDSSKVTDITPSGYNEGTFVIKRKGTYYFMWSENDTRDENYRVAYATGSSPTGPWTKRGVILEKDLSLGIKGPGHHSVVHVPGTDDWYIAYHRFAIPGGDGTHRETTIDKLEFDADGLMKKVVPTLESIDPVTIARAGADVSGKEGAKIQLNGTVSGAGTAQWTAEKGALCTFADAKSAKTTITCTDNGSYEVTLTGGRSTDTATVTVTNAAPEITSVTSRKTSETGKVTRVRVKFTDPGTGDGHTCEIDWKDGGKPTAGKVTTGSCKAEHTYRTAGIFAPVITVTDDDGATASSTIPELVVFDRSAGSATGDGSFTSPAGAFPAGPKLTGTADFSFTAKYGKSDTTPSGKVSLDFAGAKLKFRSTSSDWLVVTGSKAVYQGYGTVNGKGGYLFRVTATDGPDTFKIKIWKKSTGTVVYENNTAAKTKGITIGRK; this is translated from the coding sequence ATGACGTACATCGAACGTCTGCGCGGCCGCGCGAGACGCTGGGCGGGTCCGCTCGCCGGACTGACCGCCGCGTCACTTCTTCTGGGCCTCGCCGGGCCCGTCGCCCCGGCCGCCGCGGACGACGCCGACCTCACCGACGGTCTGGCCCTCTGGTACAAGCTCGACGCCACCTCCGGCACCACGGCCGTCGACGCCTCCGGCAACGGCCGTGACGGCACGGTGAACGGCACCGCCGGCTGGACGGGCAACGGCCAGGGCCTCGGCTTCAACGGTTCGGACACCTACATCAAGGTGCCGAACGACGTCATGAAGGGCATGAACTCGATCAGCGTGTCCATGGACGTGCTGATGGACGAGTCGCAGGTGGGCCCGTACTTCATCTACGGCTTCGGCAACACCACCAGCGGCGCGGGCAACGGCTACCTCTTCGCCACCGGCAACTCGCTGCGCACGGCCATCGCTTCGGGCAACTGGTCGACCGAGCAGAACACCCGGCCCTCCGACTCGCACAACCTGAGCCGCTCGGTGTGGAAGCAGCTCACCTACACCCAGACCGGCAACACGGCCGTGCTGTACGAGGACGGCGTGGAGGTCGGCCGCAACACGTCGGTCACCACCACCCCGGGCTCCATCGGCTCGGGCACCACGACCGCCAACTACGTGGGCAAGTCGGTCTACACCAGCGACAAGCTCTTCAAGGGCAAGATCCGTGACTTCCGGGTCTACAACCGCGCCCTCGCCGGCTCCGAGGTCGAGCAGCTCTCGCTCCCCATCGCCGAGGAGGGCCTCGCCGCCGACAAGGCGGCCCTCACCCTGGGCGACACCAGCGCCGTGACCGCCGACCTGGACCTGCCGAAGACCGGCACGGCCGGGGGCTCTTCGATCAGCTGGAAGAGCGACAACACGGGCGTGGTCTCGGACTCCGGCGCGGTGACCCGCCCCGCCGCCGGTGAGCCGGACGGCCACGCCACACTGACGGCGACCCTGAAGAAGGGTTCGGTGAGCGCCACCAAGACCTTCGAGGTCACGGTCCTGCCCACCTTCGACGACACGACCGCCGTCGAGCAGGCCGCCGAGGCACTGACCGTGCACAACCTCGACGACGCCCGCGGCAACCTCTCGCTCCCGACCACCGGCACCTTCGGCACGAAGGTCTCCTGGTCCTCAGCGAACACGGACGTCGTCTCCGCGGAGGGCGTGGTGAAGCGTCCCGCGCACGGCGACGGCGCCACGACCGCCGAGCTGACCGCGACCGTCACCAAGGGCGACGCGAAGAAGACCCGCGCCTTCACCGCGAAGGTGCCGGAACTGCCCAAGAAGGAAGCCCTCAAGGGCTACATGTTCAGCTACTTCACCGGCGAGGGCACCTCGGACGGCGAGCAGCTGTACGCGGCGCTCAGCAAGGGCAACGACCCGCTGAAGTGGCGGGAGCTGAACGACGGCAAGCCCGTCCTGACGTCCACGCTCGGTGAGAAGGGTCTGCGCGACCCGTTCATCATCCGCTCCCCCGAGGGCGACAAGTTCTACCAGATCGCCACCGACCTCAAGATCTACGGCAACGGCGACTGGGACGCCTCCCAGCGCACCGGCAGCAAGTCCATCATGGTCTGGGAGTCCACCGACCTGGTGAACTGGACCAACCAGCGCCTGGTCAAGGTCTCCCCCGACTCGGCCGGCAACACCTGGGCCCCCGAGGCGTACTACGACGAGCAGCTCGGCGAGTACGTCGTGTTCTGGGCGTCGAAGCTGTACGACAACGAGGCCCACTCCGGCGACACCTACAACCGCATGATGTACGCGACGACCCGTGACTTCTACACCTTCAGCGAGCCCAAGGTCTGGGTCGACCGCGGCTACTCGGTCATCGACTCCACGGTCATCCAGCACGACGGCGAGTACTACCGCCTCTCCAAGGACGAGCGGAACAACTCCTCCTCCACGCCCAACAGCAAGTTCATCTTCGAGGAGAAGAGCGACTCGCTGCGCAACCTCTCCTGGACCTCCGTCGCCGAGGGCATCGGCAAGGGCGCGATGAACGCCGCCGAGGGACCGCTGGTGTTCAAGTCGAACACCGAGGACAAGTGGTACGCGTTCCTCGACGAGTTCGGCGGCCGCGGCTACATCCCCTTCGAGACGAAGGACCTGGACTCCGGCGTCTGGACCCCGTCCACCGGCTACGACCTGCCGTCCAAGCCCCGGCACGGCACCGTGCTCCCGGTCACCCAGGACGAGTACGACCGGCTGCTGAAGACCTACCAGCCCGACGGGATCGTCACGAGCGTCGAGGACGTCAAGGTCAAGACGCGCATCGGTGACGCCCCGGTCCTGCCGGCCACCGTCATCGCGGAGTTCGCCGACGGCGCCAAGCGGCCCGTCGCGGTCACCTGGGAGGACGTGGACGCCTCGAAGTACGCGCAGGCCGGCACCTTCACGGTGAAGGGCGACCTGCCGGGCGACGCGGCGATCGAGGTCAGCGCCGAGGTCACGGTCTCCGCCGAGGGCCCGGACGTCCCGGCCGACCTGCTCCTGCACTACGGCTTCGACGAGACCGGCGGCAACATCACGCGTGACTCCAGCGGTCACGGCTACCACGGCACCTACGTCCGTACGCCCGACTTCGGGACCGGCGTCGACGGCGGCTCGTTCAAGATGTCCGGCGGCAACAGCGGCTCCAGCTCGCCGTACGTCAAGATCCCGGGCGGCGTGCTGAAGAACGCCGACAGCGTCACCGTCTCCACGTACGCGAAGTGGAAGGGCGGCGACAACTGGCAGTGGCTGTTCGGCCTCGGCCCGGACAGCAACAAGTACCTGTTCGCCAGCCCCTCGAACGGTTCCTCGTCCCTCTACTCGGCCATCACGGCGGCGAGTTGGGGCGCGGAGAAGAAGCTGTCGGGCGCCCGGCTCACCGTCGGCGAGTGGCAGCACGTCACCGTCACCATCGACAGCGGCTCCAAGACGGCGGTCCTCTACGTGGACGGCATCGAGGTGTCCCGCGCCACCGACGTGATCGTCAAGCCGTCCGAGCTGTACGACGCGAACAAGGACTACAGCGGCTACATCGGCCGGTCCATGTACTCCCCCGACCCGTACTTCGGCGGTGAGGTCGACGACTTCCGGATCTACAACCGGGCCCTGACGGCCGCCGAGGTCCTGGAGATCAGCGGCAACACCACGGGCATCGCCAAGGTGACCCACCCGGCGCAGAAGACCGACGCGATCATCGACGACGCCGACAGCCGCGTCACCCTGCCGATGAAGCCGGGCACCGATCTCACCAAGCTGGCACCGGAGTTCACCCTCGCCCACGGCGCGACGATCAGCCCCGCCTCCGGCAGCGTGCAGAACTTCAGCAAGCCGGTGAAGTACGAGGTGACCGGTTCGGACGGCAAGAAGCGCACCTGGACGGTGTCGGCCCGGGAGCTGAAGAGCCCGGTCCTGCCCGGCCTCAACGCGGACCCGAACATCGTCCGCTTCGGTGACACCTTCTACATCTACCCGACCACCGACGGCTTCGAGGGCTGGAGCGGTACGAAGTTCAAGGCGTACTCCTCCAAGGACCTGGTCAACTGGAAGGACCACGGCGTCATCCTGGACCTCGGTCCGGACGTCTCCTGGGCGGACAGCAGGGCCTGGGCGCCGGCGATGGAGGAGAAGAACGGCAAGTACTACTTCTACTTCTGCGCCGACGCGAACATCGGTGTCGCGGTCTCCGACTCGCCCACCGGCCCGTTCAAGGACGCCCTGGGCAAGCCGCTGCTGAAGGTCGGTGACCGCGCGGGCCAGATGATCGACCCGGCGGTCTTCACCGACGACGACGGCACGTCGTACCTCTACTGGGGCAACGGCCGCGCCTACGTCGTCCCGCTCAACGACGACATGGTCTCCTTCGACTCCTCGAAGGTCACCGACATCACGCCGAGCGGCTACAACGAGGGCACCTTCGTCATCAAGCGCAAGGGCACCTACTACTTCATGTGGTCGGAGAACGACACACGTGACGAGAACTACCGGGTCGCCTACGCCACCGGCTCCTCGCCCACCGGTCCCTGGACCAAGCGGGGCGTGATCCTGGAGAAGGACCTCTCGCTCGGCATCAAGGGCCCCGGCCACCACTCGGTGGTCCATGTCCCGGGCACCGACGACTGGTACATCGCCTACCACCGCTTCGCCATCCCCGGCGGAGACGGCACCCACCGCGAAACCACCATCGACAAGCTGGAGTTCGACGCCGACGGCCTGATGAAGAAGGTCGTCCCCACCCTGGAGAGCATCGACCCGGTCACCATCGCCCGGGCCGGCGCGGACGTCTCCGGCAAGGAAGGCGCCAAGATCCAGCTGAACGGCACGGTCTCCGGCGCGGGCACCGCCCAGTGGACGGCCGAGAAGGGCGCACTCTGTACCTTCGCCGACGCCAAGTCCGCGAAGACCACGATCACCTGCACCGACAACGGCAGCTACGAGGTCACCCTCACCGGCGGCCGCAGCACCGACACTGCCACCGTCACCGTCACCAACGCGGCCCCGGAGATCACCTCGGTGACCAGCCGGAAGACCTCGGAAACGGGCAAGGTCACCAGGGTCAGGGTCAAGTTCACCGACCCGGGCACCGGCGACGGGCACACCTGCGAGATCGACTGGAAGGACGGCGGCAAGCCGACGGCCGGCAAGGTCACGACCGGCAGTTGCAAGGCCGAGCACACCTACCGCACGGCCGGCATCTTCGCCCCGGTGATCACCGTCACCGACGACGACGGCGCCACGGCGAGCAGCACGATCCCCGAGCTGGTCGTCTTCGACCGGAGCGCCGGTTCCGCGACCGGTGACGGCAGCTTCACCTCACCCGCCGGGGCGTTCCCGGCAGGCCCGAAGCTGACCGGCACGGCGGACTTCTCCTTCACCGCCAAGTACGGCAAGAGCGACACCACGCCGTCCGGGAAGGTCTCGCTCGACTTCGCCGGGGCCAAGCTGAAGTTCCGCTCAACCAGCTCCGACTGGCTCGTGGTCACCGGTTCCAAGGCCGTCTACCAGGGCTACGGCACGGTCAACGGCAAGGGCGGCTACCTCTTCCGCGTCACGGCCACCGACGGCCCGGACACCTTCAAGATCAAGATCTGGAAGAAGTCCACCGGCACGGTCGTCTACGAGAACAACACGGCCGCGAAGACGAAGGGCATCACCATCGGCCGCAAGTAA
- a CDS encoding GNAT family N-acetyltransferase, producing the protein MTTTHTTPLPPGLTVRPATLDDAEAVCALLNEIDVLEIGRAETELGEVQADLRHPEADLQRDSWLLFDGDRLVAYGLLWDESGGERVDMDHYTLPDQPLGALHLYDLMEARAAERAAANGADRAVVHMHLNIAPTTDLDALRGRGWRAVRRYHVMARPLSPAEPLPTPPPGVTLRTCAAEPDRRRAHALLQTAFADHFDFQPRTYEQWLDDIDAEHVDWSLIWIAHLDGLGDVAALRSRNDRSGMAWIAGIGVLPEARGRGLGSLLLRHTFGHYAALGRDRIGLGVDTDNGTGALALYERHDMKLDFAVDTWELVRPVK; encoded by the coding sequence ATGACCACGACGCACACCACCCCTCTGCCGCCCGGCCTGACCGTGCGCCCGGCGACGCTCGACGACGCGGAGGCGGTGTGCGCGCTGCTCAACGAGATCGACGTGCTGGAGATCGGCCGCGCCGAGACCGAACTGGGCGAGGTCCAGGCCGATCTGAGGCATCCGGAGGCGGACCTCCAGCGTGACTCCTGGCTGCTGTTCGACGGGGACCGGCTGGTGGCCTACGGGCTGCTGTGGGACGAGTCCGGCGGTGAGCGCGTCGACATGGACCACTACACGCTGCCGGACCAACCGCTCGGCGCACTGCACCTGTACGACCTCATGGAGGCCCGAGCGGCGGAGCGCGCGGCGGCCAACGGGGCGGACCGGGCCGTGGTGCACATGCACCTCAACATCGCGCCCACGACGGACCTGGACGCGTTGCGCGGGCGCGGCTGGCGCGCGGTCCGCCGCTACCACGTCATGGCCCGCCCGCTGTCCCCCGCCGAGCCGCTGCCGACGCCCCCGCCCGGCGTCACCCTGCGCACCTGTGCCGCCGAGCCGGACCGCAGGCGGGCCCACGCCCTGCTGCAGACGGCCTTCGCCGACCACTTCGACTTCCAGCCGCGTACGTACGAGCAGTGGCTGGACGACATCGACGCCGAGCACGTCGACTGGTCGCTGATCTGGATCGCGCACCTCGACGGTCTCGGTGACGTCGCGGCCCTGCGGTCGCGCAACGACCGTTCCGGCATGGCCTGGATCGCCGGCATCGGTGTCCTGCCCGAGGCCCGCGGCCGGGGCCTCGGCAGCCTGCTGCTCCGCCACACCTTCGGTCACTACGCGGCGCTGGGCCGCGACCGCATCGGCCTCGGCGTCGACACCGACAACGGCACCGGCGCCCTCGCCCTCTACGAACGGCACGACATGAAGCTGGACTTCGCGGTCGACACCTGGGAGCTGGTACGCCCCGTCAAGTAG
- a CDS encoding FAD:protein FMN transferase produces the protein MRRVEHIMGFPISLLVEDGENDGGNGALTAEATEPAFAWLREVDARFSPFRADSEVSRLDRGELAPDVVSRDLAEVLALCEEYRVATGGAFDVRLPGRGLDPCAMVKGWAVQRAAELLTDLGAPKLCLNAGGDVAATGGPWRVGVRHPERADRLCTVLSLTDGAVATSARYERGDHILDGRTGRPATGLLSLTVVAPSLTEADATATAAFAMGTEGIEWAASREGCEVFAVDAERRVFRTPGLPVAA, from the coding sequence GTGCGCCGCGTCGAACACATCATGGGGTTCCCGATCTCGCTGCTCGTCGAGGACGGCGAGAACGACGGCGGGAACGGGGCGTTGACCGCCGAGGCCACGGAGCCGGCGTTCGCCTGGCTGCGCGAGGTCGACGCCAGATTCAGCCCGTTCCGCGCCGACAGCGAGGTGTCGCGGCTGGACCGGGGTGAGCTGGCACCGGACGTGGTCAGCCGGGACCTGGCCGAGGTGCTGGCCCTCTGCGAGGAGTACCGGGTGGCGACGGGAGGCGCGTTCGACGTACGGCTGCCGGGGCGTGGGCTCGATCCCTGCGCGATGGTGAAGGGCTGGGCCGTACAGCGGGCCGCCGAGCTGCTGACTGACCTCGGCGCGCCGAAACTGTGCCTCAACGCGGGTGGGGACGTGGCCGCGACCGGTGGCCCGTGGCGGGTGGGTGTACGGCACCCCGAGCGGGCCGACCGCCTGTGCACGGTCCTGTCCCTCACGGACGGGGCGGTCGCCACCTCCGCCCGCTACGAGCGCGGCGACCACATCCTCGACGGCCGCACGGGCCGCCCTGCGACGGGCCTGTTGAGCCTCACGGTCGTGGCCCCGTCCCTCACCGAGGCCGACGCGACGGCGACGGCGGCCTTCGCGATGGGCACGGAGGGCATCGAGTGGGCCGCGTCCCGGGAGGGCTGCGAGGTCTTCGCGGTCGACGCGGAGCGGCGGGTCTTCCGGACACCGGGGTTGCCTGTGGCGGCGTAA
- a CDS encoding FMN-binding protein: MKRVIPALVLSAAALVPVWRYAPSTDTTSTTTTAESTPSASASASAGSNVVTGTTIDTEKGPVQVRATFQGEKITAVKMLQQPDHPQTEAAVPVLIEETLEAQSADIDTVSGATLTSDGYRESLQAAIDENEKSASSSAGESSSSSASGDSEDSSASQESANRTVAGSTVGTSKGDVQVQVTFEGEKITAVEMLKQPNHPQTEAAVPVLIKETLEAQSADIDTVSGATITSDGYRESLQAAIDTKA; the protein is encoded by the coding sequence GTGAAACGAGTCATACCCGCCCTGGTCCTGAGCGCCGCCGCGCTGGTCCCCGTCTGGCGTTACGCCCCCTCCACCGACACGACGTCCACGACGACGACCGCCGAGTCGACGCCGTCGGCCTCCGCGTCCGCCTCGGCCGGTTCCAACGTCGTCACGGGCACGACGATCGACACCGAGAAGGGCCCCGTCCAGGTCCGGGCGACCTTCCAGGGCGAGAAGATCACCGCCGTCAAGATGCTCCAGCAGCCGGACCATCCGCAGACCGAGGCGGCGGTGCCGGTGCTGATCGAGGAGACCCTCGAAGCGCAGAGCGCCGACATCGACACGGTCTCGGGCGCCACGCTCACCAGCGACGGCTACCGGGAGTCGCTCCAGGCCGCGATCGACGAGAACGAGAAGTCGGCGTCCTCCTCGGCCGGCGAATCCTCCTCGTCCTCCGCTTCGGGCGACTCGGAGGACTCGTCGGCGTCGCAGGAGAGCGCGAACCGGACGGTCGCGGGCTCGACGGTCGGCACCTCCAAGGGTGACGTCCAGGTCCAGGTGACCTTCGAGGGCGAGAAGATCACCGCCGTGGAGATGCTGAAGCAGCCGAACCACCCGCAGACCGAGGCAGCCGTCCCGGTGCTGATCAAGGAAACGCTGGAGGCGCAGAGCGCCGACATCGACACCGTCTCCGGCGCCACCATCACCAGCGACGGCTACCGGGAGTCCCTCCAGGCCGCGATCGACACGAAGGCCTGA
- a CDS encoding ferredoxin reductase family protein, with product MTTVQQPPAAVSRSGARPKVVARTGLYAVLAANVAVVTFFFVQAGFASNALIVLGRLTGLYGALLMAFQLLLVARLPWFDRRIGMDRLTSWHRWTGFSVLWLLVAHAVFITFGYAQSSDMDPVNQLIDLAETVEGVLRSIVALGIIIMIGVVSARFARRRLAYETWHFIHLYTYVAVVLAFTHQVAAGTSFASSETATAYWYVLWGVALASVFTGRLVLPLWRNWRHQLRVTAVVPEADNVVSIYMAGRDLDRMPAQAGQFFLWRFLTRDRWWQANPFSLSAAPDGTQLRLTAKAAGEGSAALRHVKVGTRVFAEGPYGAFTAMHRTRPESVLIAGGVGVTPIRALLEEIEGHAVVIYRVAAKQDAVLYNELQQLAFDKGAELHLVSGPVSPDLLAPRELQRMVPDITDRDVFLCGPPPMMNAVLSSLRELDVPKPQIHFERFSLAG from the coding sequence GTGACCACTGTCCAACAACCCCCCGCGGCGGTCAGCCGCTCGGGAGCGCGCCCCAAAGTGGTCGCCCGCACCGGTCTGTACGCGGTGCTGGCGGCGAACGTGGCCGTGGTGACCTTCTTCTTCGTGCAAGCCGGCTTCGCCTCGAACGCCCTCATCGTGCTGGGCCGCCTGACCGGCCTGTACGGCGCGCTGCTGATGGCCTTCCAACTGCTGCTGGTGGCCCGGCTGCCGTGGTTCGACCGGCGCATCGGCATGGACCGGCTGACCTCCTGGCACCGCTGGACCGGCTTCTCCGTGCTGTGGCTGCTGGTCGCACACGCCGTGTTCATCACCTTCGGCTACGCCCAGTCCTCCGACATGGACCCGGTGAACCAGCTGATCGATCTCGCCGAGACCGTCGAGGGCGTGCTGCGCTCGATCGTCGCGCTCGGCATCATCATCATGATCGGCGTGGTCTCGGCCCGCTTCGCCCGGCGCAGGCTGGCCTACGAGACCTGGCACTTCATCCACCTGTACACCTACGTCGCGGTGGTGCTGGCCTTCACCCACCAGGTCGCGGCGGGGACGTCGTTCGCCTCGTCGGAGACCGCGACGGCGTACTGGTACGTGCTGTGGGGCGTGGCCCTGGCCTCGGTGTTCACGGGCCGGCTGGTCCTGCCGCTGTGGCGCAACTGGCGTCACCAGCTCCGTGTCACCGCCGTCGTTCCCGAGGCCGACAACGTCGTCTCGATCTATATGGCCGGCCGTGATCTGGACCGGATGCCCGCGCAGGCCGGCCAGTTCTTCCTGTGGCGCTTCCTGACCCGGGACCGCTGGTGGCAGGCCAACCCGTTCTCCCTGTCGGCCGCGCCCGACGGCACGCAGCTGCGGCTGACCGCGAAGGCAGCCGGCGAGGGCTCCGCCGCCCTGCGGCACGTCAAGGTCGGCACCCGCGTCTTCGCCGAGGGCCCCTACGGCGCCTTCACCGCGATGCACCGCACCCGGCCGGAGTCCGTGCTCATCGCCGGCGGCGTCGGCGTCACCCCCATCCGGGCCCTGCTGGAGGAGATCGAGGGGCACGCCGTGGTCATCTACCGGGTGGCCGCGAAGCAGGACGCCGTCCTCTACAACGAGCTCCAGCAGCTCGCCTTCGACAAGGGCGCCGAGCTGCACCTGGTCTCCGGCCCCGTAAGCCCCGACCTGCTGGCGCCGCGCGAACTGCAGCGCATGGTGCCGGACATCACCGACCGGGACGTGTTCCTGTGCGGGCCGCCGCCGATGATGAACGCGGTCCTGAGCAGCCTGCGCGAGCTGGACGTGCCCAAGCCGCAGATCCACTTCGAACGCTTCAGCCTGGCCGGCTGA
- a CDS encoding response regulator transcription factor produces the protein MEKVRLLVVDDDPPIADLVATVARYEGWDAVTAHSGEEALRQAAAFRPDIVVLDLMLPGVDGFGVLDRLRQSGTMVPVVFLTARDGVADRVAGLTRGGDDYLVKPFAVEELMARLRTVLRRSAGPAFQRSVLHVADLTMDEDTREVRRGDKLLTLTPTEYEVLRYLMRKSPTVLTKAQILDHVWEYGFGGRSNVVELVVSRLRRKLDDTGEPLIHTVRGFGYVLRQATE, from the coding sequence GTGGAAAAAGTGCGACTTCTCGTGGTGGACGACGACCCGCCGATCGCTGACCTGGTGGCGACCGTCGCCCGCTACGAGGGCTGGGACGCGGTGACGGCTCACTCCGGTGAGGAGGCGCTCAGGCAGGCGGCCGCGTTCCGTCCCGACATCGTGGTCCTGGACCTGATGCTGCCGGGCGTGGACGGCTTCGGCGTGCTCGACCGGCTGCGCCAGTCCGGCACCATGGTGCCCGTGGTGTTCCTGACCGCCCGCGACGGCGTCGCCGACCGGGTCGCGGGTCTCACCCGCGGCGGCGACGACTATCTGGTCAAGCCCTTCGCCGTGGAGGAGCTGATGGCCCGGCTGCGCACCGTGCTGCGCCGCAGCGCCGGGCCCGCCTTCCAGCGGTCCGTGCTCCATGTCGCAGACCTGACGATGGACGAGGACACCCGCGAGGTCCGTCGCGGCGACAAGCTCCTCACGCTCACCCCCACCGAGTACGAGGTCCTGCGCTACCTCATGCGCAAGTCCCCGACCGTCCTCACCAAGGCGCAGATCCTCGACCACGTCTGGGAGTACGGCTTCGGCGGCCGCTCCAACGTCGTCGAGCTGGTCGTCAGCCGACTGCGCCGCAAGCTCGACGACACCGGCGAACCCCTCATCCACACCGTGCGGGGCTTCGGCTACGTGCTGCGGCAGGCCACCGAGTGA